The Rosa rugosa chromosome 3, drRosRugo1.1, whole genome shotgun sequence sequence GGGTCGCTAGCCTCGACAAGGATGGCGGTGGCAGGTTTGTTGCAATAGTGTCCAGTTTCCTAGGTGTCCTTAGTAGTTTCAGATTGGTCTAGGCTTCCAATTTGGGCATGGGTTTCAAACCTCGTAGGATTTGGAATCTGTGGTTGGGTCTTGGTCTGTTACAAACTAATCTTGAttttgcatttttctttttttattttagtttctttTAGTTGGTATTGGATGACTGACATACTGatgatttctttctttttggggaAGGAGTCGGCAGTTTCTCAATTTTGAGATATGCCGTCAAGAGTAGTCTGCTTGTGCCTTTGAGTTTTCTATAGTAGTGTTGACTAGATTTTGGATGAGCATCATAGGATTATAAAAAAGTTGAGTTGCTTATGTAATGGCTCTTCTAACGGACGTTAGGATGTAATTTTGCTGAATCAATGAACATAGCTAACATGTTCTAGAAACAAAACAGTTTTGTGGAAGAAGTTAAATTgcattgcattttttttttttttggtcaaataacACTTTCATTAGATGAAACACATTACAAAGGTAATACAATGAGAAAACAGGAGTCCTAGGCCCAAATACCTAATAGACAAACCCATACCTAAACTAAAACCGaagcccaaaagcccaaaatACTAGAAAAACTAGACCTAACACCAAACTCTTCACTGCAACACAAAGGCTGGCCGCCATGGTAGTACTGTGACCAAATGAACCCCGAAAGAAGCTTGACTTCCAGAGGCCAAGTAACTCTCCACCATCATTCTCCACACCGAAATTGCATGCACAGGAAGaacaacaagaacaaaacaaagaacttaGTAAAGGTAGTCGTGGAGGTGGAGACCGCCATGCATCACAACACCACTGGTCCGACGATGTCCACAATCTTTGGTGGTTTGCCCGTACTGCTGCAATCTTCAGGTGTGAAGTTAAGTGAACAGATTCTTGTGGAGACTCCGAGGGTTGAATGTGAAGATGAGGTtgtggaaaaagagaaaattcgGATGAAGATGAGAGAGTGAGGTGTTTGAGATGGAGGAGAATGGGAGGTTTGATAATAGATTTGgaaatttgatgaaaaattGGGCTAGAACAAGGAGAGATAGAAAGGAAAAGAGACATAAAAAATCTAAACTGAGACCAAGCTCAGGAAAACTCACCACAAAAAGATGGAGACGCACCACATAGGATTGAGAAACCAGAGACTTGCCGACTCTCAAAACGACAGAGGAGAGACCCCGACTCTGCCCGTCATAGCCTTTTGTAGTCACGGGGTTTGCTGAAGCACGAACTTGTTCGATTTAAATTGCATTGCATTTAGCTTATAGCTTTTAATTTTTCATAAAAATCTAGTGAAATATAGCTATTAATTGGGTCTAATCTACCAGAGTAGCGGCACAATAAGCGCGGGAAGATGGAATAAGCCAAATTAGTCGCCACCTgacatttatttcattttcaCCTCTGTAGTAAACCATTTCGCATAACAGTTAaagcggagagagagagagagacctctCTTACGTGTCAGCCACACACCatgtcctcctccttcttcactCTTCCCGACGACGATGACTACCTCCGCTACGAGCATGACTCCGTCGTAGTAGACGACGTGTTCGCCACTGAGACAGAGGCTCCATCTCTGCCGTCGTTCTTCGCTGCCGGATCGGACGATCCCATTCTGCCGCCTGCGTCCGAGATGCTGCCGGAGGAGGGCTCCGCTCTCAGAGAATGGAGGAGGTACGGCTTgcagagaaggagaagagagaaatcTTGGATTTGTGATATTCTGGTTGACATATCATGTCAACAAATCTTGGATTTctcttctgaaaaaaaaaaaaataataataaaaaaaattgggttTTCATAAAGTTATTTTATCCCTATTAGAATTTGAACTTAACTCAACAAGTAGTAATCAGAACTGTATAGGGTTCAGTGCATGAATCTCTGCTACAACATTTCCCTGATAGCCGTCATTGAAAAAGATATGGTGTTAGTGCTGTATAAAGGATAAAAAATGAGTCCCTTTTCTGCCTCATTGGGTTTGGATAGGAGTTATCACGTATTCAGCATTAGCTTATAAGTAAGTTTGTATATTGGGTAATCCACTACTATATTATGAGAATGTTTCAAATTTTCAAGTGTCTGTTGCCTTGTTAGTTAGGGATCTAGTTTGGATTCTTTAGGCGGTATCCTTGAGAATGAATCTCATGGGAATCGATCTCTTAAAATTGTTCTCGCAAGTTTCTACTTATTTACTAGAAAGCTCATTCTTGCAATTATTGAATAGGTTGGATATTTCTTTTCTAAATTTAACAATGCAGAACCAAGAATAGAAGTGCAACGGCTTAATTATGAGAGAGTAAAATGATCATTTCTGCTTTGCAGAATTCTGAGTAACATGGATAAACCATAATTCTCTATTCTCTGTGCTAGTATTGAATATCCTAACTAGGATATTTGGTGGGTTTAATGGTTTTTGGAGCTCCAGTTTCTTTAACTAAACATTGTGGaatttcatttttccataaCTGTAAATTTCTAGTCTTAGAATCTCTGGTATCTAGATTGTAAGATACGGTAAGTTAGAATTGAGGAGCGATTTATGTTCCACCATGATAGGCTCTACATGATAGCTTATCCAGATGATAGCAACATGATAGCCAGAACTCCACTAGATAATTAGTGCAGGACTGCTTTCCAAGTTTCTTCCACCATCAAATATTTAATTCAAGTCATAAGTACTCTTGATTCACCACCTTGACTAAATTGATCTAGTGATCGAATAGTGATTACTGATCGATGAGCCAACGCCTATATATGCACTGACACAAGTAAACGATGTTAAACACCGCTCCTTGAAAGTTCAACTTTGCACCACCTAGCTTCCTGCTGCTTAAGCAAACTAAATGGAGCTTCATAAGCTCAACTTCTGTGCATTTTGGTCTACCTACCTTCATTTCCTGACCACCCTTTTCCTTCTCACCAACCTTTTCCAACCTGCCATCTTTGCAAATACATTAAGCAATGAAACCGATCACTTGGCTTTGCTGAAATTCAAAGATTGCACAGCCACCGATCCAGATGGGCTGTTGAACTCATGGAATGACTCCGTTCACTTCTGCAAATGGCAAGGAATTACTTGCGGCAAACGGCATCAAAGAGTAACAGCCTTGAACCTGCAAGGCTATGATCTGCATGGAATCATATCACCATACATTGGCAACCTCTCCTTTCTTAGGTTCATCAACCTTCGAAACAACAGCTTCTCGGGCAACATTCCGCAACAAGTTGAACATTTATTCCGACTGCGACATCTCAATCTCAGTAGCAACATGTTGGAGGGGGGAATTCCAGTCAACCTGACCTTGTGTGCGGAACTGAGCATCGTAAGTATTGGACAAAACCGCCTTACCGGCAAAATTCCTTCAGAGATTGGGTCATTGAGGAAGCTTGTGCATCTCAATCTAACGGAAAACAGTCTGACGGGACCCATCCCACCTTCCTTGGGAAATCTTTCATCAATCACACAACTGGCCTTCTCATTTAACAATTTGGTGGGAACAATTCCAGAGGAGATAGGCCGATTGAGAAGCTTATCATTTTTTGCAATTGGTCCCAATAATCTCTCTGGTATGATCCCTCCCTCCCTTTTTAACATATCATCTATGAACGTCTTCTCGGTTACGGGTAATAAGTTTAAGGGCAGTATTCCACCTGGTATAGGCTTAAACATGCCTAATCTCCGACTACTGCATCTTGGTGGAAATGAATTCTCTGGACAAATCCCAGCTTCACTTCCCAATGCTTCTCAGATTCAGAAGCTTGATGCTGCGAAAAATAATTTTGTTGGGCAAGTTCCAGCAAGTTTTGGAAATTTTCCTAGTCTCCAGGTGCTCAGCTTATTCCACAATAATCTAGGAAGTAATTCATCAAATGATTTGGGATTTATAACATTCTTGACAAATTGCAGCAATCTGGAGATCCTTACTCTGACTAATAACAAATTTGGAGGTGTTTTACCTAACTCTGTAGCCAATTTCTCAACCCAACTGACTCAACTCTACCTTGGGGGCAATCCAATAGTGGGAACGATTCCTGAAACATTAGGAAATCTCAACAATTTAATACACTTGAGCCTGGACGTAAACTTGCTCACAGGTATCATTCCAGCTTCTTTTGGGAAGTTACAAAAACTGCAAAGATTATATTTAAATTCCAATAGATTATCAGGACGGATCCCATCTTCTCTTGGAAACCTCACCCAATTGGTTGTACTCTATTTATCAGAAAATGAATTAGAAGGAAACATTCATCCAAATATTGGTAACTGCAAAAATCTGCAGGTGATGAATATATCACACAATAAGCTTAGTGGAGATATACCATCACAGGTCATTGGTCTATCCTCCCTTGTCTTGCTCAACTTATCGCAAAACTCGCTAACAGGCATTCTGCCTGTGGAAGTGGGTAAGCTGAAGAATATCAATACACTGGACATCTCTGAAAATAATTTGACTGGAGGAATTCCAGAAATTATTGGAGGTTGTCAGAGCCTTGAATTTCTTTACCTACAAGGGAACCACTTTCAAGGAATCATACCTTCTTCTTTGGCTACTTTGAGAGGTCTTCAATATCTAAATCTTTCACGAAACAACTTTTCAGGACTTATTCCAAAAGACCTACAGAGGCTTCCATTCTTGATCTATTTGAACCTTTCGTCTAATAACCTGGAGGGTGAGGTACCGAAAGAAGGAGTTTTTCGAGACACAAGTGCAATGTCATTGGATGGAAATAGCAAACTTTGTGGTGGTGTTTCGGAATTGCAGCTACCAGCATGCCCCATCAAAGTACCAAAGCAGAGAAAGTTGCATGGTTTCAAACTAAAGTTCACAATTTCTGTAGTCGCTGGATGCTCTCTTCTATTTGCAGTGATCATAGCTCTTTATTGGAGGAGAAAAACTCAAAAGAATAAACCGCTATCTGCAGTGTCATCAATCAAATTCCTTCCAAAGGTTTCATACCAGACACTTCATCAAGCTACTGGCGGATTCTCTCTGAGCAATCAAATTGGATCAGGCGGTTTTGGCTCTGTATACAAAGGGATTAttgatcaagaagaaaacaaggttGTTGCCATAAAGGTCCTCAACCTTCAACAGAAAGGAGCTTCCAAGAGTTTCGTGGCAGAATGCAATGCACTGAGAAATATCCAGCACAGGAACCTTGTGAAGATCTTAACATGTTGCTCCAGCATAGATTACAATGGTAATGACTTCAAAGCTATAGTTTTTGAGTACATGTCAAATGGAAGTTTAGAGGAGTGGCTACATAGAGAAAACCAATCAAGGAGTTTGAACCTTCTTCAAAGACTGAATATTGCTGTTGATGTGGCTTCTGTGTTGTGTTATCTTCATGACCATTGTGAACCACAAGTCATTCACTGTGACATGAAGCCGAGCAATGTTcttcttgatgatgacatggttgCTCGTGTTGGTGATTTTGGGTTAGCAAGACTCATCTCAACGACCACGGACTCCTCTCAAAATCAAAGTAGCACAGTTGGGATAAAGGGAACAATTGGCTATGCTGCTCCAGGTAATAATCTTCCACTACTTTATAATTTCTTAAATTTTTATCTACATGTTTACTGAGGATAATAGAAATATGGACAAAAGAATAGAGAAATAGGAGCATGGTACGTAGCTTATGCTCAATGCCACACAGTGGCAATGACAACTAGCTTAAATTTTAAGCCCTAACAAATACTAAATACAAGTTGGCAAGCAAGATAAGATATGTCATCTCAAAGATTGTAATATTAATGCAAGACGTAAATGATGTTTGTTGTAAAGAGAGTAAAGATACCAATAATGAAGTTCATCTCACTTTCTGTCTCAACCCAAAATTGGAATCCATTTGCATAATACATTCATCCATTAATAATCATTGAGGATGAAAAAGTTTTCATACTAGTCTGATCAACAAAGAAACTTTCCCTGCTACAGAAGTTAGGTTCCAAATTGTACAAAGAAAACTCATATATATACTTGATTGTTTTGTGAGTCACAGAGTATGCGAGTGGTGTTGAGCCATCAAGAGAAGGGGATGTATATAGTTATGGGGTGCTTGTGTTGGAAATGTTCACAGGAAGAAGACCTATCGATAAAATGTTTAAAGAGGGTTTGAACCTCCATAACTTTGTCAAGATGGCCATACCAGGAAGAGTGATGCAGATTGTAGATCCAACTCTTCTTGCCACTTTAGAAGAGATAGCACCTGCAACATCACAAAATGTAGTGAACTACACCAAAGGTTACAATAATGAAATCAAAGCAGTTGAAGAAAACATTGACAATGAGAATTTAAGCAAGTTGAACACTTGTGTGTGGAATTGCATACTTCCAACCTTTAAGATTGGACTTGCATGCTCGGAAGAATCACCAAGGAATCGAATGTCTATGAAGGAGGTCCACAGGAAGCTACACCGTATAAAAGATGCTTACACTGGTGTTGACATCTGTCAAGAAAGGCCAAGAAAAAGCTGAACAATAGGTGctgttattttcttcttttttttttttttgagaatgctgttattttcttctttatgaTGTGTGCAACaaaatgatatatttttttggccctttttcattatttatttatttattcttccTTACTTCTTTATGATTGCATAATCATGTTTTTGTGCAAAAATACTTACACAGTATGGCATGGGAAGCGAGGTGTCCATATTTTGTGAGTTATACTATTGACGAAGACGTCTAAAGGCAGGATGATAGCCTGGAAGTGTGGACGAAGTTGCAGCTACTAATAAGTGAGTGCTTGATTTCAATTTCTAGGTTATGAGTTGCTTATTGTGTAGATTTCTCCTAAGATCCAATGGAGACTAGCAATGGTTGTATCTTAATTATGTGTAATAAGTGATGTAATCCAATTGGGTTTGTGAGAATTATCAGAAAAGGCAAAGCAATCCAATTCATAACtatatttttgttatgttttgtGTAAATGGAAACTAACAAGTCCAGAAGTATCTTTTCAACCCCACACCTCTTCTTGTAAAGAACATTTCTTCAAACACCTTACCTTCATCTAATTAAGTCACCCACCCACATTTTCTACAAAATTGAATAATGGAGATTAAATAAAGAGTCATtgtgagaggaaaaaaaaaacgattagTATATATAATCACTGAAATGTCAATTTCTAGTTTACAGCAGTACTAGAATAATAAGAGTACGTGAGATCGACTGTGTTCACCTTCTAATCTATTATGGTGCTCGAGCTAAACTTAACAGGTTAGAAACAAAGAACTTGCTTAGAGAACCCATTGTAAAGTTACCAAGTTGTGAGAGCCCAGCCCAATTAACAATGGAGCTTCATGTACTCTGCTTATGTCCATTTTGGTTCATATGCTGTCATGACTCATGTGATTACCCTTCTCCTTCTTATGAACTCCTTCTTTCCTGCTAGTGTCTCAAACTCGCAAATGATACGGATCATGTGGCTTAACTCGGATTCAAAGAACTCATAGCCACGATCCAC is a genomic window containing:
- the LOC133737526 gene encoding putative receptor-like protein kinase At3g47110, giving the protein MELHKLNFCAFWSTYLHFLTTLFLLTNLFQPAIFANTLSNETDHLALLKFKDCTATDPDGLLNSWNDSVHFCKWQGITCGKRHQRVTALNLQGYDLHGIISPYIGNLSFLRFINLRNNSFSGNIPQQVEHLFRLRHLNLSSNMLEGGIPVNLTLCAELSIVSIGQNRLTGKIPSEIGSLRKLVHLNLTENSLTGPIPPSLGNLSSITQLAFSFNNLVGTIPEEIGRLRSLSFFAIGPNNLSGMIPPSLFNISSMNVFSVTGNKFKGSIPPGIGLNMPNLRLLHLGGNEFSGQIPASLPNASQIQKLDAAKNNFVGQVPASFGNFPSLQVLSLFHNNLGSNSSNDLGFITFLTNCSNLEILTLTNNKFGGVLPNSVANFSTQLTQLYLGGNPIVGTIPETLGNLNNLIHLSLDVNLLTGIIPASFGKLQKLQRLYLNSNRLSGRIPSSLGNLTQLVVLYLSENELEGNIHPNIGNCKNLQVMNISHNKLSGDIPSQVIGLSSLVLLNLSQNSLTGILPVEVGKLKNINTLDISENNLTGGIPEIIGGCQSLEFLYLQGNHFQGIIPSSLATLRGLQYLNLSRNNFSGLIPKDLQRLPFLIYLNLSSNNLEGEVPKEGVFRDTSAMSLDGNSKLCGGVSELQLPACPIKVPKQRKLHGFKLKFTISVVAGCSLLFAVIIALYWRRKTQKNKPLSAVSSIKFLPKVSYQTLHQATGGFSLSNQIGSGGFGSVYKGIIDQEENKVVAIKVLNLQQKGASKSFVAECNALRNIQHRNLVKILTCCSSIDYNGNDFKAIVFEYMSNGSLEEWLHRENQSRSLNLLQRLNIAVDVASVLCYLHDHCEPQVIHCDMKPSNVLLDDDMVARVGDFGLARLISTTTDSSQNQSSTVGIKGTIGYAAPEYASGVEPSREGDVYSYGVLVLEMFTGRRPIDKMFKEGLNLHNFVKMAIPGRVMQIVDPTLLATLEEIAPATSQNVVNYTKGYNNEIKAVEENIDNENLSKLNTCVWNCILPTFKIGLACSEESPRNRMSMKEVHRKLHRIKDAYTGVDICQERPRKS